The Girardinichthys multiradiatus isolate DD_20200921_A chromosome Y, DD_fGirMul_XY1, whole genome shotgun sequence genome has a window encoding:
- the LOC124864636 gene encoding choline transporter-like protein 2 isoform X3, whose protein sequence is MPENEEPYRKHGDPRKYDSSFKGPIHNRGCTDIICCILFIIAVLGYIAVGILAWSQGDPRKVIYPTDSRGQFCGQAGTPLENKRLLFYFNIMKCASPMVLLSFQCPTTQMCVEKCPDRFMTLARNYYEDFEYYKNFCKEGVTNKMSIPEILSARLCPAMLTPSKPFTRRCFPALGSIGGVITVGNRTTFDDGRGNVRNAKDLVDGVTNATVVMEARQVVMKIFEDYTQSWYWILIGLVIAMVLSLLFIILMRFLGGIMVWIIIVAVIVVIGYGIFHCYMEYAHLKGEPGANVTLKELGFQTDFTVYLHVRQTWLAFMIILAIVEVIIILLLIFLRKRILIAIALIKEASRAIAHVMSSLFYPMFTFILLAIVIAYWAVTAVFLSTSNESIYKVVNESACEHSGLTCDPANYSTSDMKKQCPDSGCLFAFYGGETVYHKYLIGLQFYNVFLFFWCANFVTALGQMTLAGAFASYYWAFNKPDDVPTLPVFASLGRSLRYHTGTLAFGSLILSIIQIIRVLLEYLDHKLKGAQNKFAKFLLCCLKCCFWCLEKFVKFLNRNAYIMVAIYGKNFCTSARDAFFLLMRNVIRVAVVDKVTDFLLFLGKLLIVGLVGVFAFFFFSGRVKAFENTAPHLHYYWVPILTLVIGSYLIAHGFFSVYAMCVDTLFLCFLEDLERNDGSVERPYLMPDSLRKILNKKNKTKPAE, encoded by the exons ATGCCTGAGAATGAGGAGCCCTATAGAAAACATG GTGACCCCAGAAAATATGACTCCTCATTCAAGGGTCCCATCCACAATAG GGGCTGCACAGATATCATATGCTGCATCCTCTTTATTATCGCTGTACTGGGCTATATTGCAGTGGGGATACTTG CCTGGTCCCAAGGTGATCCGAGGAAGGTGATCTACCCCACAGATAGTCGAGGCCAGTTCTGTGGGCAGGCCGGTACTCCACTCGA GAATAAAAGGCTGCTGTTTTACTTCAACATCATGAAGTGTGCCAGCCCCATGGTGCTGCTTTCATTCCAGTGTCCGACCACACAG ATGTGTGTGGAGAAGTGCCCCGACAGGTTCATGACCTTAGCCAGAAACTACTACGAGGACTTTGAGTACTACAAAAACTTCTGCAAGGAGGGCGTAACAaataaaatg AGCATACCAGAAATTCTTAGTGCCCGTCTCTGCCCTGCCATGCTGACCCCCAGCAAGCCAT TCACCCGTAGGTGCTTTCCAGCTTTGGGCTCTATAGGAGGTGTAATAACTGTAGGAAACAGGACCACCTTTGATGATGGACGAGGAAACGTGAGAAACGCTAAGGATCTCGTGGACGGAGTAAC GAATGCCACTGTGGTTATGGAGGCCCGTCAGGTGGTTATGAAAATCTTTGAGGATTATACGCAGTCCTGGTACTGGATCCTCAT AGGACTGGTCATTGCCATGGTCCTCAGTCTGCTTTTCATCATCCTCATGCGCTTCCTGGGCGGCATCATGGTCTGGATCATCATCGTCGCTGTGATAGTAGTAATAGGATACG GCATCTTCCACTGCTACATGGAGTATGCTCACCTGAAGGGGGAGCCGGGTGCTAATGTGACCCTAAAGGAGCTGGGCTTCCAGACGGACTTCACAGTCTACCTGCATGTCAGACAAACATGGCTGGCCTTCA tgATTATTCTGGCCATTGTGGAGGTCATAATCATTCTACTGCTCATCTTCTTAAGGAAGAGGATCCTCATTGCCATTGCCCTCATTAAAGAGGCCAGCAG AGCCATTGCACATGTGATGTCATCCCTGTTCTACCCAATGTTCACTTTCATCCTCCTGGCAATAGTCATTGCTTACTGGGCAGTAACTGCTGT TTTCTTGTCCACTTCCAATGAGTCCATCTACAAAGTGGTCAATGAGTCGGCGTGTGAGCACTCTGGACTAACTTGTGACCCAGCT aactATTCAACAAGTGACATGAAAAAACAGTGCCCTGATTCAGGATGCCTTTTTGCCTTCTACGGTGGAGAAACTGTTTACCATAAATACTTGATCGGCCTGCAGTTCTACAACGTCTTCCTTTTCTTCTGGTGTGCCAACTTTGTCACTGCTCTGGGTCAGATGACTCTAGCTGGGGCTTTTGCCTCCTACTACTGGGCCTTCAACAAGCCAGATGATGTTCCCACCTTGCCTGTGTTTGCTTCCTTAGGTAGATCTCTAAG gtATCACACAGGGACTCTGGCATTTGGTTCTCTTATCCTCTCAATCATTCAGATTATCAGAGTTCTGCTGGAGTATTTGGACCATAAGCTCAAAG GAGCCCAAAACAAATTTGCAAAGTTCCTGTTGTGCTGTCTGAAGTGCTGCTTCTGGTGTCTGGAGAAGTTTGTCAAATTCCTGAACAGAAACGCCTACATTATG GTGGCGATCTATGGCAAAAACTTCTGCACCTCTGCCCGTGATGCCTTCTTCCTTCTCATGAGAAACGTGATCAG GGTTGCCGTCGTGGATAAGGTGACAGATTTCCTGCTATTCTTGGGAAAACTGCTCATTGTTGGGCTTGTAG GGGTCTTtgccttctttttcttctctggacGAGTGAAAGCCTTTGAGAACACAGCTCCCCACCTCCACTATTATTGGGTGCCAATCCTG ACTCTGGTGATTGGCTCGTATCTCATTGCCCATGGATTCTTCAGTGTATACGCCATGTGTGTGGACACGCTGTTCCTCTGTTTCT TGGAGGACCTGGAGAGGAACGACGGCAGTGTTGAGAGGCCATACCTGATGCCCGATAGCCTCCGTAAGATCCTGAATAAGAAGAACAAGACCAAGCCAGCTGAGTAG
- the LOC124864636 gene encoding choline transporter-like protein 2 isoform X2, which translates to MELEEKKKYGDPRKYDSSFKGPIHNRGCTDIICCILFIIAVLGYIAVGILAWSQGDPRKVIYPTDSRGQFCGQAGTPLENKRLLFYFNIMKCASPMVLLSFQCPTTQMCVEKCPDRFMTLARNYYEDFEYYKNFCKEGVTNKMSIPEILSARLCPAMLTPSKPFTRRCFPALGSIGGVITVGNRTTFDDGRGNVRNAKDLVDGVTNATVVMEARQVVMKIFEDYTQSWYWILIGLVIAMVLSLLFIILMRFLGGIMVWIIIVAVIVVIGYGIFHCYMEYAHLKGEPGANVTLKELGFQTDFTVYLHVRQTWLAFMIILAIVEVIIILLLIFLRKRILIAIALIKEASRAIAHVMSSLFYPMFTFILLAIVIAYWAVTAVFLSTSNESIYKVVNESACEHSGLTCDPANYSTSDMKKQCPDSGCLFAFYGGETVYHKYLIGLQFYNVFLFFWCANFVTALGQMTLAGAFASYYWAFNKPDDVPTLPVFASLGRSLRYHTGTLAFGSLILSIIQIIRVLLEYLDHKLKGAQNKFAKFLLCCLKCCFWCLEKFVKFLNRNAYIMVAIYGKNFCTSARDAFFLLMRNVIRVAVVDKVTDFLLFLGKLLIVGLVGVFAFFFFSGRVKAFENTAPHLHYYWVPILTLVIGSYLIAHGFFSVYAMCVDTLFLCFCEDLERNDGSTERPYYMSSTIHEILWKVKAEDPSVSPAQRLQVEDSPIKKTQEKDNA; encoded by the exons ATGGAgctggaggagaagaagaaatatG GTGACCCCAGAAAATATGACTCCTCATTCAAGGGTCCCATCCACAATAG GGGCTGCACAGATATCATATGCTGCATCCTCTTTATTATCGCTGTACTGGGCTATATTGCAGTGGGGATACTTG CCTGGTCCCAAGGTGATCCGAGGAAGGTGATCTACCCCACAGATAGTCGAGGCCAGTTCTGTGGGCAGGCCGGTACTCCACTCGA GAATAAAAGGCTGCTGTTTTACTTCAACATCATGAAGTGTGCCAGCCCCATGGTGCTGCTTTCATTCCAGTGTCCGACCACACAG ATGTGTGTGGAGAAGTGCCCCGACAGGTTCATGACCTTAGCCAGAAACTACTACGAGGACTTTGAGTACTACAAAAACTTCTGCAAGGAGGGCGTAACAaataaaatg AGCATACCAGAAATTCTTAGTGCCCGTCTCTGCCCTGCCATGCTGACCCCCAGCAAGCCAT TCACCCGTAGGTGCTTTCCAGCTTTGGGCTCTATAGGAGGTGTAATAACTGTAGGAAACAGGACCACCTTTGATGATGGACGAGGAAACGTGAGAAACGCTAAGGATCTCGTGGACGGAGTAAC GAATGCCACTGTGGTTATGGAGGCCCGTCAGGTGGTTATGAAAATCTTTGAGGATTATACGCAGTCCTGGTACTGGATCCTCAT AGGACTGGTCATTGCCATGGTCCTCAGTCTGCTTTTCATCATCCTCATGCGCTTCCTGGGCGGCATCATGGTCTGGATCATCATCGTCGCTGTGATAGTAGTAATAGGATACG GCATCTTCCACTGCTACATGGAGTATGCTCACCTGAAGGGGGAGCCGGGTGCTAATGTGACCCTAAAGGAGCTGGGCTTCCAGACGGACTTCACAGTCTACCTGCATGTCAGACAAACATGGCTGGCCTTCA tgATTATTCTGGCCATTGTGGAGGTCATAATCATTCTACTGCTCATCTTCTTAAGGAAGAGGATCCTCATTGCCATTGCCCTCATTAAAGAGGCCAGCAG AGCCATTGCACATGTGATGTCATCCCTGTTCTACCCAATGTTCACTTTCATCCTCCTGGCAATAGTCATTGCTTACTGGGCAGTAACTGCTGT TTTCTTGTCCACTTCCAATGAGTCCATCTACAAAGTGGTCAATGAGTCGGCGTGTGAGCACTCTGGACTAACTTGTGACCCAGCT aactATTCAACAAGTGACATGAAAAAACAGTGCCCTGATTCAGGATGCCTTTTTGCCTTCTACGGTGGAGAAACTGTTTACCATAAATACTTGATCGGCCTGCAGTTCTACAACGTCTTCCTTTTCTTCTGGTGTGCCAACTTTGTCACTGCTCTGGGTCAGATGACTCTAGCTGGGGCTTTTGCCTCCTACTACTGGGCCTTCAACAAGCCAGATGATGTTCCCACCTTGCCTGTGTTTGCTTCCTTAGGTAGATCTCTAAG gtATCACACAGGGACTCTGGCATTTGGTTCTCTTATCCTCTCAATCATTCAGATTATCAGAGTTCTGCTGGAGTATTTGGACCATAAGCTCAAAG GAGCCCAAAACAAATTTGCAAAGTTCCTGTTGTGCTGTCTGAAGTGCTGCTTCTGGTGTCTGGAGAAGTTTGTCAAATTCCTGAACAGAAACGCCTACATTATG GTGGCGATCTATGGCAAAAACTTCTGCACCTCTGCCCGTGATGCCTTCTTCCTTCTCATGAGAAACGTGATCAG GGTTGCCGTCGTGGATAAGGTGACAGATTTCCTGCTATTCTTGGGAAAACTGCTCATTGTTGGGCTTGTAG GGGTCTTtgccttctttttcttctctggacGAGTGAAAGCCTTTGAGAACACAGCTCCCCACCTCCACTATTATTGGGTGCCAATCCTG ACTCTGGTGATTGGCTCGTATCTCATTGCCCATGGATTCTTCAGTGTATACGCCATGTGTGTGGACACGCTGTTCCTCTGTTTCT GTGAAGACCTGGAGCGCAACGACGGTTCAACTGAGAGGCCTTATTACATGTCTTCAACCATCCATGAGATTCTGTGGAAGGTCAAGGCAGAAGATCCGTCTGTGTCTCCTGCACAGCGGCTGCAGGTTGAAGACTCCCCAATCAAAAAGACTCAGGAGAAGGACAACGCTTAG
- the LOC124864636 gene encoding choline transporter-like protein 2 isoform X1, with protein sequence MPENEEPYRKHGDPRKYDSSFKGPIHNRGCTDIICCILFIIAVLGYIAVGILAWSQGDPRKVIYPTDSRGQFCGQAGTPLENKRLLFYFNIMKCASPMVLLSFQCPTTQMCVEKCPDRFMTLARNYYEDFEYYKNFCKEGVTNKMSIPEILSARLCPAMLTPSKPFTRRCFPALGSIGGVITVGNRTTFDDGRGNVRNAKDLVDGVTNATVVMEARQVVMKIFEDYTQSWYWILIGLVIAMVLSLLFIILMRFLGGIMVWIIIVAVIVVIGYGIFHCYMEYAHLKGEPGANVTLKELGFQTDFTVYLHVRQTWLAFMIILAIVEVIIILLLIFLRKRILIAIALIKEASRAIAHVMSSLFYPMFTFILLAIVIAYWAVTAVFLSTSNESIYKVVNESACEHSGLTCDPANYSTSDMKKQCPDSGCLFAFYGGETVYHKYLIGLQFYNVFLFFWCANFVTALGQMTLAGAFASYYWAFNKPDDVPTLPVFASLGRSLRYHTGTLAFGSLILSIIQIIRVLLEYLDHKLKGAQNKFAKFLLCCLKCCFWCLEKFVKFLNRNAYIMVAIYGKNFCTSARDAFFLLMRNVIRVAVVDKVTDFLLFLGKLLIVGLVGVFAFFFFSGRVKAFENTAPHLHYYWVPILTLVIGSYLIAHGFFSVYAMCVDTLFLCFCEDLERNDGSTERPYYMSSTIHEILWKVKAEDPSVSPAQRLQVEDSPIKKTQEKDNA encoded by the exons ATGCCTGAGAATGAGGAGCCCTATAGAAAACATG GTGACCCCAGAAAATATGACTCCTCATTCAAGGGTCCCATCCACAATAG GGGCTGCACAGATATCATATGCTGCATCCTCTTTATTATCGCTGTACTGGGCTATATTGCAGTGGGGATACTTG CCTGGTCCCAAGGTGATCCGAGGAAGGTGATCTACCCCACAGATAGTCGAGGCCAGTTCTGTGGGCAGGCCGGTACTCCACTCGA GAATAAAAGGCTGCTGTTTTACTTCAACATCATGAAGTGTGCCAGCCCCATGGTGCTGCTTTCATTCCAGTGTCCGACCACACAG ATGTGTGTGGAGAAGTGCCCCGACAGGTTCATGACCTTAGCCAGAAACTACTACGAGGACTTTGAGTACTACAAAAACTTCTGCAAGGAGGGCGTAACAaataaaatg AGCATACCAGAAATTCTTAGTGCCCGTCTCTGCCCTGCCATGCTGACCCCCAGCAAGCCAT TCACCCGTAGGTGCTTTCCAGCTTTGGGCTCTATAGGAGGTGTAATAACTGTAGGAAACAGGACCACCTTTGATGATGGACGAGGAAACGTGAGAAACGCTAAGGATCTCGTGGACGGAGTAAC GAATGCCACTGTGGTTATGGAGGCCCGTCAGGTGGTTATGAAAATCTTTGAGGATTATACGCAGTCCTGGTACTGGATCCTCAT AGGACTGGTCATTGCCATGGTCCTCAGTCTGCTTTTCATCATCCTCATGCGCTTCCTGGGCGGCATCATGGTCTGGATCATCATCGTCGCTGTGATAGTAGTAATAGGATACG GCATCTTCCACTGCTACATGGAGTATGCTCACCTGAAGGGGGAGCCGGGTGCTAATGTGACCCTAAAGGAGCTGGGCTTCCAGACGGACTTCACAGTCTACCTGCATGTCAGACAAACATGGCTGGCCTTCA tgATTATTCTGGCCATTGTGGAGGTCATAATCATTCTACTGCTCATCTTCTTAAGGAAGAGGATCCTCATTGCCATTGCCCTCATTAAAGAGGCCAGCAG AGCCATTGCACATGTGATGTCATCCCTGTTCTACCCAATGTTCACTTTCATCCTCCTGGCAATAGTCATTGCTTACTGGGCAGTAACTGCTGT TTTCTTGTCCACTTCCAATGAGTCCATCTACAAAGTGGTCAATGAGTCGGCGTGTGAGCACTCTGGACTAACTTGTGACCCAGCT aactATTCAACAAGTGACATGAAAAAACAGTGCCCTGATTCAGGATGCCTTTTTGCCTTCTACGGTGGAGAAACTGTTTACCATAAATACTTGATCGGCCTGCAGTTCTACAACGTCTTCCTTTTCTTCTGGTGTGCCAACTTTGTCACTGCTCTGGGTCAGATGACTCTAGCTGGGGCTTTTGCCTCCTACTACTGGGCCTTCAACAAGCCAGATGATGTTCCCACCTTGCCTGTGTTTGCTTCCTTAGGTAGATCTCTAAG gtATCACACAGGGACTCTGGCATTTGGTTCTCTTATCCTCTCAATCATTCAGATTATCAGAGTTCTGCTGGAGTATTTGGACCATAAGCTCAAAG GAGCCCAAAACAAATTTGCAAAGTTCCTGTTGTGCTGTCTGAAGTGCTGCTTCTGGTGTCTGGAGAAGTTTGTCAAATTCCTGAACAGAAACGCCTACATTATG GTGGCGATCTATGGCAAAAACTTCTGCACCTCTGCCCGTGATGCCTTCTTCCTTCTCATGAGAAACGTGATCAG GGTTGCCGTCGTGGATAAGGTGACAGATTTCCTGCTATTCTTGGGAAAACTGCTCATTGTTGGGCTTGTAG GGGTCTTtgccttctttttcttctctggacGAGTGAAAGCCTTTGAGAACACAGCTCCCCACCTCCACTATTATTGGGTGCCAATCCTG ACTCTGGTGATTGGCTCGTATCTCATTGCCCATGGATTCTTCAGTGTATACGCCATGTGTGTGGACACGCTGTTCCTCTGTTTCT GTGAAGACCTGGAGCGCAACGACGGTTCAACTGAGAGGCCTTATTACATGTCTTCAACCATCCATGAGATTCTGTGGAAGGTCAAGGCAGAAGATCCGTCTGTGTCTCCTGCACAGCGGCTGCAGGTTGAAGACTCCCCAATCAAAAAGACTCAGGAGAAGGACAACGCTTAG